The nucleotide window TAATTTTATCGATTAAAACTTTAGAACCATAGGAATTATGACTAATAATATAATTACAGTAATAATTGCGCTGGTATTTATTTCAACAGTATTAGTTCCTCTTTTCAAAATTCTGAAAAGCAGCTTATCGCATTTTAAAAAAATGAAAATTAAAAGCAAAAGTGGTGAAATTGTAGAGCTGGATTTAGAAAGAAAGAATGATGTAAATACCGTAATTAATTTTACAGATATATTTCTTGGTCTTAAATAGTTTGTTTTTGGCAAAAGCAAAACCCCAATTATCGTCTACCAGGACATTTAAAAATAATAAGAACAAGTCCAACTATCAACAGTCGGAGAACTTTTAAAACATTTTGAAGCCATTACAGCTTCATAATAAATACTGTAGAGTCATTTCAATTTTTTATAGAAGAAGAAATGGCTAGTCGATGAGGCCGATAATTAGTTATGTCATAATGATGATTGGTATAGCAGAGTAGGTTCCCCCATCCCTTTAAATCTCTGGGGATATTTATGTGTTGCCTTAATTAACCCATAATAAAATGTTATACCGGATAAGCGGAAGTTATGGACGAATAGATTTTTGTATCATATACTATATTTATAATCAGCTATTTATGTCTCTCCGCCCGTTGTCCTGATTTTTCTCATTTTTCTGTCCTGCTTCAGCTCCCTGGAAATTTTTTTTGGAAAGATGACCCGCATTTCTATCTTTGTATTACTCTACTAAAACTATAGGAAATATGGGTAATGAAGTGACGTTGATGGGCCATCCCGGTAATTGTTGTTGCATTGCAACGGCAGCGGAACGCGTGTAGTATGCAACAGAGATAAGTTTACACTAATCTTAGTTATACGAAAGCCTCCGCACACAGCGGAGGCTTTTTAGTAGACTCCCGACCAAAATTGATCAAAGATTTTACCACCACCTGAAAATACTTTTTATGCAAAGCTTCAGAACAGAACTCGAAAATCCCATTGTAGAACAGGATATTATCGACCTGGAGAAAAAGATCCGCCTGTTCCGTGAAGGAGCGATTACGGATGAAAAATTCCGTAGCCTCCGCCTGGCGAGAGGGGTGTATGGTCAGCGTCAGCCTGGTGTGCAAATGGTGCGCATCAAATTACCCTATGGTAAAATGACCCTGCAACAGTGGAAAAAAATTACAGAAGTATCTGATGAATATGCTACCAGCAACCTGCACCTGACTACCCGTCAGGATGTGCAGATCCACTATGTGAGCCTCGAAAGAACACCGGAACTGTGGCATAAACTGGAGGAGGATGAGATCACCATCCGTGAAGCCTGCGGCAACACCGTCCGCAACATAACAGCCTCCGACCGCGCCGGCATAGACCCTGAGGAACCATTTGATATTACACCTTACGCCGACGCTACTTTCCGCTATTTCCTGCGCAACCCTGTCAGCCAGGAAATGGGACGTAAAATAAAAATCGCCTTCTCTTCTTCTGAAAAAGACACTGCCTGGGCCTTTATGCATGATTTCGGCATGATACCCAAGGTAAAAATCATTGACGGAAAAGAAGTGCGTGGTTTCAAAGTGCTGGTAGGTGGCGGTTTGGGTGCACAACCCTTCCTGGCCAAAACGGTATATGAATTCCTGGAAACAGATCTGCTGATTCCTTATATCGAAAACGTGCTGCGGGTGTTTGACCGCCATGGTGAAAGAACCAGCAGAAACAAAGCCCGTATGAAATTCCTCATCCAGAAAATAGGCATGGAGGAATTTGAACGCCTGGTAAAAGAAGAGTACAAAGCGGTTAAAGTCAAAAGTGTACCGGTAGATGCCGATGCATGGGTACAAACAACACCACCGCCGGTGCCCGCTTCATTGCCGGCTTACAACATCAAAAATCCTCAGAAATACGAGGCCTGGAAAAAGACCAACGTCTTCGAACAGAAACAGAAAGGATATTACGGCGCTTATGTCAAAATCACACTGGGCAACATCGGCTCTGCCGTTAGCCGCCAGCTGATTGAAGCCCTGCGGCCTGTAATAGCTGACGATGTAAGGGTGACTGCCAACCAGGGCCTGCTCCTGAAATATATTTTGCCTGAACATCTGCCTTATGTGTACAGCGCACTGGAAGATGCAGGCTTTGCTGAACCTGGATTTGACAGCATCGCCGATATCACGGCCTGCCCCGGCACGGATACCTGCAACCTGGGCATCTCCAGCAGCACTGGTATCGCTAAAGTGCTGGAATCCGTGATCACAGACGAATTCCCGGACCTGATTTACAATAAGGACATCAAAATAAAGATCAGTGGTTGTATGAATTCCTGCGGCCAGCATGGTATTGCCAGCATTGGCTTCCATGGTTCTTCCCTCAAAAGCGGAGGGAAGGTGCTGCCGGCCCTGCAGGTGCTCCTTGGAGGAGGTATCGTAGGTGATGGTGTTGGACGGGTGGCCGACAAGGTGATCAAAGTGCCTAGCCGCCGCGGTCCCGACGTATTACGCAGCCTGTTGCATGACTACGAAATCAACAGCCGGGAACATGAGCTGTTTAACCAATACTACGACCGTCAGGGTGAAAAATATTTCTATGAACTGCTGAAACCACTGGCAGACGTCAGCAGCCTCACTCCGGGCGACTTCATCGACTGGGGACAGGCAGAAGACTATGCTACCGCTATCGGAGTAGGAGAGTGCGCCGGTGTGATCATCGATCTGGTAGCTACCCTGCTGCTGGAAGCAGAAGAGAAACTGGAACTGTCTGCTGCAGCTCTCGCCAATGGCGCCTTTGCAGACGGTATCTACCACGCCTACTCTTCTTTTGTACAGGGCGCCAAAGCACTGCTGCTCGGTGAAGCAGTCAGCGGTAATACGCAGATCGGCATTATCAACGACTTCGAAAAACATTTCGTTGCTACCGGCAAGTTCAGCTTTGAAACAGACTTCAAAACACTGGTACTGCAGATTAACGCCAACGAGCCTACGGAAAGTTTTGCTAAAACCTATTTCCAGCAGGCACAATCTTTCTACAATGCAGCACAGGTTTACCGCCGGAAAAGCAGTGAACCGGTACAGGCATAATTGTTCATCATTTAATACAACATCTCATGCAGCACATACAACCTAAACTTACATTGGTAGGCGCCGGCCCCGGAGACCCGGAACTGATAACCGTGAAAGGCCTGAAAGCCATACAGGAAGCCAGGGTGATCCTCTATGATGCCCTGTCCAGCAACGAACTGCTGGAATATGCTCCGGCTAACTGCCTCCGTCGTTTTGTAGGTAAACGTGCTGGCATGCATGTATATTCCCAGGATGAAATTAACCGCATGATTGTAAAATATGCGCTCAGCTACGGAAGCGTGGTAAGGCTTAAAGGCGGCGATTCTTTCGTGTTTGGCCGCGGTCAGGAGGAAATAGCTTTTGCCCAGCAGTTTGGCATCACGGCAGAAGTAGTACCGGGTATTTCCAGTGCTATTTCTGTCCCTGGTGTCAACAAAATCCCCGTCACCGCCCGCAACGTCAGTGAGGGCTTCTGGGTTATCACCGGTAACACCCGGCATGGCAACCTGTCCCGCGATCTGGACTACGCCATTCAGGCCAATACTACCGTGATCATTCTGATGGGAATGAGCAAACTGGCTGAAATAGCCGGTATCTTCAACGCCCGTGGTAAAGGAGATACACCAGCTGCCATCATTCAAAACGGTACCTTGCCTAATCAGCAGCTGGGAATGGGTAAAGTGTCTGACCTCGTGGAAATAGCCGCCGCCCAACAGCTGTGCAATCCCGCCATCATCGTGGTAGGAGAGGTAGTACGTTTCCATGAAAACTTCGCTGCCCTGCAAACCAGGATCGTCGATGAACTTAAAATTGCTGTATAATGGAAAATCAGTTATTCCCGGTATTTTTTAAGCTGAACCGCCTGCATGTACTGGTAGTGGGCGGTGGCAACATCGGACTGGAAAAAGCGCAGGCCATGCTGCAGAATTGCCCTGAAAGCAATATCACCATCGTGGCCCTCGATTTCCTTCCCGAACTGGAAGAAGTAGCGCATCATTATCCCAATGTGGAACTCATCCGCAAACCCTTTTCCTGCGGAGATCTGCTGGGTAAGGACCTGGTGGTCGCTGCCACCAACGACCATGCGCTCAATTATGCTATCTGGGAAAAAGCCAAAGGCAGTAAGGTACTGATCAATGTAGCAGATACACCGGAGCTCTGCGATTTTTACCTGGGCTCTATCGTACAAAAAGGCAACCTGAAAATAGCCATCTCCACCAATGGTAAATCACCCACTGTGGCCAAACGCCTCAAACAGGTGCTCCAGGAGGCCCTCCCTGATACCCTCGATGATGTGCTCAATAAACTCTATATTATCCGGAATAAACTGAAAGGTGATTTCACTGCCAAGGTGAAACAATTGAATAATATTACAGATGTATTAGTAAAACCGAACCACTGATGCATATGCAGAATAACCTATGCCAACTATACAATATTCTTTTGTTAACCCTTTAATACTTCCATTAATACCCTTGCCTGATTGTGATGGTCATCTTTGGCCCCGTAAAGTAGTGTTACCCGATGGTGCAGGGCTTTTTTCCTGATCGCTTCCAGCATTGTTTGTTTCTCCTCGTCGGCCAGTTCATCCATATATTTTGTCCGAAACGCGGGATATTTTTCAGGTTCATGATTAAACCATTTCCGCAGTGTTTCGCTGGGAGCGATCTCTTTCAGCCATTCGTCTACATGTGCATGTTCTTTGGTAAGGCCACGCGGCCATAGCCGGTCTACCAGGATGCGGTAGCCATCATTTTCTGAAAAATCGTCATATACACGTTTGATCTGTATCATATCCCCATTAACCATTCCGTGTTGGAAAAAGTTTTACGTATTATCTTTACCGTTATGCAAAATAATCAGGAAATCATCAACGCTACAGTAGCGTATGTTAAGGCTACGCTGGAAGGAGCAGAGGGCGGTCACGACTGGTGGCATATTCACCGGGTATGGCGACAGTCACGGCATATCGCTGCACAGGAATCAGTGGACATGCTGATCGTGGAGCTGGGTGCATTATTACATGATATTGCCGACTCCAAATTTCACAATGGAGATGAAAACATCGGTCCGGCAAAGGCTACTGCCTTTATGGAATCGCAGGGCCTTTCTCCGGAAGTGATAGATCATGTGGTGAATATCATCCGGTATATTTCCTTCAAGGGAGGATTTACTGACAAAACATTTTATTCTCCGGAACTGGGCGTAGTACAGGATGCCGACCGTCTCGATGCTATCGGCGCCATCGGTATCGCCAGAGCTTTCAGCTATGGCGGATTTAAGAACCGGGCTATCTATGATCCCACCATTACCCCTAAACCGTCTGCGTCCAAAGAAGAATATAAAAACAATACAGCCCCCACCATTAACCATTTCTACGAAAAACTGCTGTTGCTGAAAGATCGTATGAATACGAACACCGGCAAACAACTCGCAGAAGAAAGGCACCGGTTTATGGAGATTTTTCTGGAACAGTTTTACCGGGAGAACAGTGATTTATATGACACTGCTGATGTTCCTGATGGGCGGAGATAATTGTAGCGCGTGAAGAAATACCACTGAGTATTTTAAATAAAAACGGGGCCGTCTCAAAACAAGAGGCGGCTTCTTTTTTATAAATTCCAGTTGTTATAATGATTCTCCAGTTTCCATTTTTAGAAGTGAAGGGTTAACCTGATTTTATGCTGTTTTCTTTCTAAGATTGTGTGCCATAGCCATTAATCCCATTTCGATTGACACTTTATCCATCCCTTTTAGCATAAATCTTTTAAAGCCATGATTATGCTTAATATTTGCGAAGACAGATTCCACGTCATGGCAACGTTGTTTACGCTTCTGTATTCCTTTTCTTCCTTTTAATCGTTTGTCAGCCAGCGCCTTAAGACGATTTAGATTATGATTTACTTCTATGATGCGATTTGTTTGTTGATCATGACACATCTGCCGTAATGTACATCCTTCGCATGTTCTGGCTTGATAAGTAGTTATTGTTTGCCCGTAACCGTTTTTAGTTGTTTTTGGGAACGTACTTTTTCTACGCATTCGCTGGCCGGCAGGGCAGATATAGTGGTCCTTTTCAGCATTGTAGGGTAGGTTTTGGGCCTTGAACATTTCCCTGGTTTTAGTTGACCGGTGCTGGTTGCGATCGAAGGAAGCATGCTTAACATAAGCCGTAATTCTCCTGTTTTCCAGCCATTGATAGTTCTGTTCGCTGCCATACCCTGCATCCGCTGTAATATTGGCGGGCACTCGTTTATATAACCGTATATACTGCAGGAGATGACTGATTAAAGTTGATGTATCCGTGGACTGCTGATGAAGGCTGTAATTGACGATGTATTGATTATTAGTACTTATCTGGAGATTATAAGCTGGTTTAAGCTGACCATTCTTCATATGATCTTCCTTCATACGCATAAAGGTAGCGGCGGGATCTGTTTTGCTATAGCTATTGCGGTTAGAGCCTATTATTTGTTCCTGTTGCTCATACTTATCCAACGCTGAAGGCCAGTTACGGTGAGCATATCCCAGCTTTTGTCTGATCCGCTTGTCTATGGGTTTTTCTTTGAGGGCGTCATTGATGGCCGCTATTGTTTTACTGACTTTTTCACTGTCGATTTTGTCATATCCGGATGGGTCCGTATCATCACCCAATTCTGAAGCTGCCACTGATTGTGCATATTTCCACAAGTCATTAAGCTGCTGTTTTATTTTTTCTTTACTGTACTTAATGCCATTGCTCCATACAAAACTGTAGCGATTTGCCTGCGATTCTATCTTTGTCCCGTCAGTGTACAGTTCTTTTATGTTCAGTAAGCCTTCTTCGCATAACAACAATACCACCTGGGTGAATATAGGTTGTAATACCTTTTGCAAGCGTTCACCACGGAACCTGTTGATCGTATTATGATCGGGTTTACTCATACCACTAAGCCACATAAAGTGGATGTTCTGGCCTAGTGCCTCCTCTATTTTACGGCTACTGTAAATGTTATTTATATAAGCGTAAATAAGGACTTTCAATAACATCCTGGGATGGTAACTGCTGGTTCCTCCTGCTTTATAACGCTTCAGCAATAAAGTTATATCGATCTTTTCTATTACGTCATCCACCACACGAACTGGGTGATTCTCGGCTATCAGATCCCCAATCTCGGGAGGGAAAAGCATAGCCTGGTGCTGCTGATTGGCTTTAAAGACTACTGATAGTGTTTTTCCTTTGGGCATACTATAAAAACGGAAAAAGCTACCCCGCAGATTTCCCCCCCCAAAAAAAACAGAAGGGAGTGTCTTTTGAGACACCCCCGTTTTACTTATTTCTTATCTATTTCCTGCTGAATCTTGGCTTCAATCTTCGCTTATCAGGAACATCAGCAGTATCCTATAAATCACAGTTACGGTTTATCAAAAAACAGTGCTTTCAGCTCATCTGCATCTTCCGGTTTCATTTTTCCACCGAGGATCAGGCGGAGCTGGCGGCGGCGGAGTGCGCCTTCATATAATCTTTTTTCCTCTTCTGTGTCAGTAATGATGCTGGGAACGGGTCTGGAATTGCCATTGGGGTCCAGCGCCACAAATGTCATAAAAGCTTCATTTGATTTGTAGCGGTATTGTTGCACCGGATCTTCTCCCCAAACACGCATATGTACTTCCATGGAAGTGTTAAAGGCACGGCTTACTTTTGCTTCGATATGTACTACGTTGCCCAGTTTAATGGGATTTTCGAATGAGATGTTGTCCACTGAAGCAGTAACCACGGGGGCGCTGCAATGTTTCATACAGGCCAGTGCAGCGGCGATGTCCATCCAGTACATCAGGCGGCCTCCCATGAGGTTGCCGAATGTATTGGTATCATTGGGTAAAACCAGTTCCGTCATCTGTATGAGCGAGTCCTGCGCTCTCTTAGGCGTTAAAGTCATCTTTTATTTATGTATTTCGGATATTTATGTATTTCGGACGCAAATTTACAGTTTATATTACTAAGGAACGAAAAGCTTATCCAGGTTATGGTGTGCGGATGCAGGTTTTTAACAAATAATTTCCATCACTTGAAAATTCTTTAAAACCCACTGTGGTTCAATGATAAGAGCTAAAGAGAAACCCTCAAAAATTAACAAACAAATAAAGCCACTGCGTAAAAAACTTGGGAGCGAAGCAAATTTGTGTAACTTTGCATGACCTCCGGAAGTAGTTTACTTGACAGGTATAACACCAAATGCAATCTGGCACTTCCTCCTTAATAGGTCAAGTATCTTTAGCTGAATTTTAGTTTTTATGGCAAAATATATCTTCGTTACGGGAGGTGTTACTTCCTCTTTGGGTAAAGGAATTATAGCTGCTTCGCTGGCAAAACTGTTGCAGGCACGCGGCTTTAGAGTGACTATTCAGAAGTTCGATCCATATATCAACGTGGATCCGGGAACGTTAAACCCTTATGAGCACGGGGAATGTTACGTAACAGAAGATGGTGCCGAAACCGATCTGGACCTGGGGCACTACGAGCGCTTTCTGAACACGCCTACTTCTCAGGCTAACAACGTTACTACTGGTCGTATTTACCAGACTGTTATCAACAAGGAAAGAGAAGGTGCCTACCTGGGCAAAACCGTACAGGTAATCCCGCACATCACCGACGAAATCAAACGTCGTATCCTCCTGCTGGGTAAAGATGGTAAATATGATATCGTGATCACTGAGCTGGGTGGTACTGTGGGTGATATCGAATCACTCCCTTACATCGAGGCAGTTCGTCAGTTGCAATGGGAACTGGGTGAAGAAGACTGTCTGGTAGTACACCTGACACTGATTCCTTACCTGCGTGCGGCTAAGGAACTGAAAACCAAGCCTACACAGCACTCTGTACGTTTGCTGAGCGAATATGGTGTTCATCCTGATATCATTGTATGCCGTACGGAAGAACCGATGTACCGCGATCTGAAGAAAAAAATCGCCCTGTTCTGTAATGTGCAGGTAGATGCGGTAATCGAGGCTAACGACGTGCCTACCATTTATGAAGTGCCATTGGAAATGATGCGCGAGAAACTGGATGTTTCCGTTCTGAAAAGACTGAACCTGCCAGTGGAAA belongs to Chitinophaga sp. HK235 and includes:
- a CDS encoding nitrite/sulfite reductase — protein: MQSFRTELENPIVEQDIIDLEKKIRLFREGAITDEKFRSLRLARGVYGQRQPGVQMVRIKLPYGKMTLQQWKKITEVSDEYATSNLHLTTRQDVQIHYVSLERTPELWHKLEEDEITIREACGNTVRNITASDRAGIDPEEPFDITPYADATFRYFLRNPVSQEMGRKIKIAFSSSEKDTAWAFMHDFGMIPKVKIIDGKEVRGFKVLVGGGLGAQPFLAKTVYEFLETDLLIPYIENVLRVFDRHGERTSRNKARMKFLIQKIGMEEFERLVKEEYKAVKVKSVPVDADAWVQTTPPPVPASLPAYNIKNPQKYEAWKKTNVFEQKQKGYYGAYVKITLGNIGSAVSRQLIEALRPVIADDVRVTANQGLLLKYILPEHLPYVYSALEDAGFAEPGFDSIADITACPGTDTCNLGISSSTGIAKVLESVITDEFPDLIYNKDIKIKISGCMNSCGQHGIASIGFHGSSLKSGGKVLPALQVLLGGGIVGDGVGRVADKVIKVPSRRGPDVLRSLLHDYEINSREHELFNQYYDRQGEKYFYELLKPLADVSSLTPGDFIDWGQAEDYATAIGVGECAGVIIDLVATLLLEAEEKLELSAAALANGAFADGIYHAYSSFVQGAKALLLGEAVSGNTQIGIINDFEKHFVATGKFSFETDFKTLVLQINANEPTESFAKTYFQQAQSFYNAAQVYRRKSSEPVQA
- the cobA gene encoding uroporphyrinogen-III C-methyltransferase gives rise to the protein MQHIQPKLTLVGAGPGDPELITVKGLKAIQEARVILYDALSSNELLEYAPANCLRRFVGKRAGMHVYSQDEINRMIVKYALSYGSVVRLKGGDSFVFGRGQEEIAFAQQFGITAEVVPGISSAISVPGVNKIPVTARNVSEGFWVITGNTRHGNLSRDLDYAIQANTTVIILMGMSKLAEIAGIFNARGKGDTPAAIIQNGTLPNQQLGMGKVSDLVEIAAAQQLCNPAIIVVGEVVRFHENFAALQTRIVDELKIAV
- a CDS encoding bifunctional precorrin-2 dehydrogenase/sirohydrochlorin ferrochelatase, with the translated sequence MENQLFPVFFKLNRLHVLVVGGGNIGLEKAQAMLQNCPESNITIVALDFLPELEEVAHHYPNVELIRKPFSCGDLLGKDLVVAATNDHALNYAIWEKAKGSKVLINVADTPELCDFYLGSIVQKGNLKIAISTNGKSPTVAKRLKQVLQEALPDTLDDVLNKLYIIRNKLKGDFTAKVKQLNNITDVLVKPNH
- a CDS encoding DUF488 domain-containing protein, whose protein sequence is MIQIKRVYDDFSENDGYRILVDRLWPRGLTKEHAHVDEWLKEIAPSETLRKWFNHEPEKYPAFRTKYMDELADEEKQTMLEAIRKKALHHRVTLLYGAKDDHHNQARVLMEVLKG
- a CDS encoding HD domain-containing protein, with protein sequence MQNNQEIINATVAYVKATLEGAEGGHDWWHIHRVWRQSRHIAAQESVDMLIVELGALLHDIADSKFHNGDENIGPAKATAFMESQGLSPEVIDHVVNIIRYISFKGGFTDKTFYSPELGVVQDADRLDAIGAIGIARAFSYGGFKNRAIYDPTITPKPSASKEEYKNNTAPTINHFYEKLLLLKDRMNTNTGKQLAEERHRFMEIFLEQFYRENSDLYDTADVPDGRR
- a CDS encoding IS1182 family transposase, producing MPKGKTLSVVFKANQQHQAMLFPPEIGDLIAENHPVRVVDDVIEKIDITLLLKRYKAGGTSSYHPRMLLKVLIYAYINNIYSSRKIEEALGQNIHFMWLSGMSKPDHNTINRFRGERLQKVLQPIFTQVVLLLCEEGLLNIKELYTDGTKIESQANRYSFVWSNGIKYSKEKIKQQLNDLWKYAQSVAASELGDDTDPSGYDKIDSEKVSKTIAAINDALKEKPIDKRIRQKLGYAHRNWPSALDKYEQQEQIIGSNRNSYSKTDPAATFMRMKEDHMKNGQLKPAYNLQISTNNQYIVNYSLHQQSTDTSTLISHLLQYIRLYKRVPANITADAGYGSEQNYQWLENRRITAYVKHASFDRNQHRSTKTREMFKAQNLPYNAEKDHYICPAGQRMRRKSTFPKTTKNGYGQTITTYQARTCEGCTLRQMCHDQQTNRIIEVNHNLNRLKALADKRLKGRKGIQKRKQRCHDVESVFANIKHNHGFKRFMLKGMDKVSIEMGLMAMAHNLRKKTA
- a CDS encoding acyl-CoA thioesterase gives rise to the protein MTLTPKRAQDSLIQMTELVLPNDTNTFGNLMGGRLMYWMDIAAALACMKHCSAPVVTASVDNISFENPIKLGNVVHIEAKVSRAFNTSMEVHMRVWGEDPVQQYRYKSNEAFMTFVALDPNGNSRPVPSIITDTEEEKRLYEGALRRRQLRLILGGKMKPEDADELKALFFDKP